The nucleotide sequence GTGCGTGGCCTCGTCGACGGTCCGGCCGGCCGGGTCGATGAGCTCGACCGGGTGAGGTGACGGCAGGAGGAGATCCAGGTCACGTGTCATGGTGGGATCCTGGATCAGGCGTCATCTGCACGCCAGGAGCTGGCAGAACGCGAGAGGACGTCGCGTCGGACCACCCCACATCGAGCCAGATGTCCAGCGCCCGACCGTGAAACGCACCGAGGAGGAGACACGTGGCCAGTGCCCTGGACGACATCGACCGCCGCATCCTGGACGAGCTGACCGCCGACGGCCGGATGCCCATGCGGGCGCTGGCGGAGAAGCTGCACATCTCCCGCGCCAACGCCTACGCGCGGGTCGAGCGGCTGCGGACCTCGGGGGTGATCCGGGGGTTCTGCGTCGACGTCGACCCGGTCGCGGCCGGGCTGGGCACCTCCGCCTACGTCACGCTGAACACCCGGCAGGCCGACTGGCGGCACGTCCGGGAACGGCTGCGCGCCCTGCCGGGCATCGCGCACATCGGCCTCGTCGGCGGGGAGTTCGACGTCATCCTGCTCGTCCGCGCCCGGGACAACGCCGACCTGCGGCGGCTGGTGCTCGACGAGATCCAGGGCATGCCCGGGGTGCTGAACTCGCGCACGCTGCTGGTCTTCGAGGAGCCCCCGCCGCTGGCCTGCGCCCGGGTCTGAGGCGCTGGCAGTCCCGCTG is from Modestobacter marinus and encodes:
- a CDS encoding Lrp/AsnC family transcriptional regulator, producing the protein MASALDDIDRRILDELTADGRMPMRALAEKLHISRANAYARVERLRTSGVIRGFCVDVDPVAAGLGTSAYVTLNTRQADWRHVRERLRALPGIAHIGLVGGEFDVILLVRARDNADLRRLVLDEIQGMPGVLNSRTLLVFEEPPPLACARV